In a single window of the Desulfovibrio mangrovi genome:
- the priA gene encoding replication restart helicase PriA, translating to MSTLLSIALLSPPFANLSYARPAWLPADLWKTGMRVAVPLGKSGGLRVGVVMDVQAPAAPAGIEVKEALWPLERQPLLTPEYLEMVRQLAVRHLLTPGEVLGSLLPAGLRTSQIRLRVLGSGKPRTLYLKDVGKASLVERSILGDAWSAGNVEVLDAGFDAEVQEVCVVTQDPPWPVRPSAKRQIEVLEYLWENGAVSRKTVLSQCGAQAGQALNALAERGLVAVGALESLAGWACSCPMPDAEESEPDGPAHDAGFQLTQAQQEAVDGFVDALDATCPETRLLYGITGSGKTAVYLELAARTLQRGRSVMLLAPEVALACKLERAARSALTGTDIFLFHGYQTAAEREKTFRALAGRDSHCVIVGTRSALFLPVPKLGTIVLDEEHDGSFKQDERLVYQAKEVAHFRMQQVNGLLVLGSATPDIKTYHAARGGRIPLARLADRVGGGTLPDVELIDIKGLSPSDGLLAASSLTALKETVSRGEQAVILLNRRGYAPLMYCLDCGTVARCPHCEIGLTYHKGRERLICHYCGFATPYPVTCSSCKGLHYLPMGEGTEKLEEGLIHELPPGTKVLRLDRDSTRRPGRMEAILDAFGRGEAQVLVGTQMLSKGHHFPNVTLAIIADGDLGLNLPDYRAAERTFQLLVQASGRAGRGEKRGRVFIQTRDPAHYCWEFVRNADYDGFFEEEIRRRERRRYPPFVKLALVRASFPTDWAQGAEWMESLTALAREKGRAAGVLVLGHTPSPLPLLRGRKRFQWAFKAQEWTSIRAVFHEMRQAAPRDGKMRLSLDIDPVNML from the coding sequence ATGTCTACACTGCTCTCCATTGCTCTTCTAAGCCCTCCCTTTGCCAATCTGAGCTACGCGAGACCTGCGTGGTTGCCCGCCGATTTGTGGAAGACGGGTATGCGGGTCGCCGTACCGCTTGGCAAGTCGGGTGGATTACGTGTCGGGGTAGTGATGGACGTACAGGCTCCGGCGGCTCCGGCGGGAATCGAGGTGAAAGAAGCTCTGTGGCCTTTGGAGCGTCAGCCCCTTCTTACTCCTGAATACCTCGAAATGGTGCGCCAGCTCGCCGTGCGTCATCTGCTTACTCCGGGCGAAGTCTTAGGCAGCCTGCTGCCGGCCGGACTGCGAACTTCGCAGATCCGGTTGCGGGTGCTTGGCTCAGGCAAGCCAAGAACCCTGTACCTGAAGGATGTGGGTAAAGCCTCGTTGGTCGAGCGGTCGATTCTGGGGGATGCTTGGAGCGCAGGCAATGTGGAAGTGCTGGATGCCGGATTCGATGCTGAGGTGCAGGAAGTCTGTGTCGTCACGCAGGATCCTCCATGGCCTGTCAGGCCTTCTGCCAAGCGTCAGATTGAAGTGCTGGAGTATCTTTGGGAGAACGGAGCCGTTTCCCGCAAGACCGTGCTGAGCCAGTGCGGTGCTCAGGCGGGCCAGGCCCTGAATGCGCTGGCGGAACGCGGGCTGGTTGCTGTTGGAGCTCTTGAGTCGCTGGCCGGATGGGCCTGCTCGTGTCCCATGCCTGATGCTGAGGAAAGTGAGCCGGACGGTCCGGCCCATGATGCCGGATTCCAATTGACGCAGGCACAGCAGGAGGCCGTGGATGGCTTTGTCGACGCGCTGGATGCCACATGCCCGGAAACCCGTCTGCTCTATGGCATTACCGGCAGCGGCAAGACGGCCGTGTATCTTGAGCTGGCTGCCAGAACTCTGCAGCGCGGCAGGTCGGTCATGCTGCTGGCTCCTGAAGTGGCGTTGGCCTGCAAGCTTGAACGTGCTGCGCGCAGTGCACTGACCGGTACGGACATATTTCTGTTCCATGGTTATCAAACCGCGGCTGAAAGGGAGAAAACCTTCAGGGCGCTTGCTGGGCGTGACAGCCACTGCGTCATTGTAGGAACGCGATCCGCGCTGTTTCTGCCAGTGCCGAAGCTGGGAACCATTGTCCTTGATGAAGAGCACGACGGCTCCTTCAAGCAGGACGAGCGCCTTGTTTATCAGGCCAAGGAGGTTGCCCACTTCCGTATGCAGCAGGTGAACGGGCTGCTTGTACTGGGCTCGGCAACACCAGATATCAAGACCTACCATGCCGCCCGCGGGGGACGCATTCCTCTTGCCCGTCTGGCGGACCGCGTGGGAGGCGGTACGCTTCCTGATGTCGAACTGATTGACATAAAGGGACTTTCTCCTTCAGATGGCCTGCTGGCTGCGTCCAGCCTCACCGCATTGAAGGAAACGGTTTCCAGAGGTGAACAGGCTGTCATCCTGCTCAACAGGCGCGGGTATGCTCCGCTCATGTACTGCCTTGATTGCGGAACCGTAGCGCGTTGTCCGCACTGCGAAATCGGGCTGACCTACCACAAGGGCAGGGAACGTCTGATTTGTCATTATTGCGGATTTGCGACTCCCTATCCGGTGACTTGTTCGTCCTGCAAGGGGTTGCATTATCTGCCTATGGGAGAGGGAACCGAGAAGCTTGAAGAGGGGCTGATTCACGAATTGCCCCCCGGCACGAAGGTGCTTCGGCTTGACCGGGACTCCACCAGACGGCCCGGGCGTATGGAAGCCATTCTGGACGCCTTTGGCAGGGGAGAGGCGCAGGTTCTCGTGGGCACGCAGATGCTGTCCAAGGGGCACCATTTCCCCAACGTGACGCTGGCTATTATTGCCGACGGAGACTTGGGGCTGAATCTGCCTGATTACAGGGCTGCTGAGCGGACATTTCAGTTGCTTGTGCAGGCCTCCGGACGTGCCGGGCGCGGTGAGAAACGCGGCAGGGTTTTTATCCAGACCCGCGATCCTGCGCACTATTGCTGGGAATTTGTCCGCAATGCGGATTATGATGGATTTTTCGAGGAAGAGATTCGTCGTCGGGAGCGCCGCAGGTATCCTCCTTTTGTAAAATTGGCGCTTGTTCGGGCCAGTTTTCCGACGGATTGGGCTCAGGGCGCGGAGTGGATGGAGAGTCTGACGGCGCTGGCGCGGGAAAAGGGGAGAGCGGCCGGAGTTCTTGTTCTTGGGCACACTCCTTCCCCCTTGCCGCTGCTGCGCGGACGCAAGCGTTTTCAGTGGGCTTTCAAGGCTCAGGAATGGACGAGCATCAGGGCTGTGTTTCATGAGATGCGGCAGGCTGCCCCAAGAGACGGAAAGATGCGTTTGTCGCTGGACATCGACCCTGTTAACATGCTGTAA
- the galU gene encoding UTP--glucose-1-phosphate uridylyltransferase GalU translates to MNIRKVVIPVAGWGTRSLPATKNIPKEMLPVYNKPAVQYVVEEAMRSGLNDVVFVTNRDKKIIEDHFDHNLQLEGILERAGKKGMLDVIREVANMVNIISIRQKQQLGLGHAVLCAKHVVSEEAFGVMVGDDLMFGMEPGLKQLMDVAAAERLPVVGVMEVEPDKVSRYGIVAGEEVAPGTYRVTDLVEKPAANKAPSRLAIVGRYVLTQDIFPALEKTLPGAGGEIQLTDALGTLAKGRGLLAVKMRGMRFDVGDWAEYLTANIYFALQDEEIRDDLVKQLKPLLPWKC, encoded by the coding sequence ATGAACATTCGCAAGGTCGTGATTCCCGTTGCAGGCTGGGGAACCCGTTCTCTTCCTGCCACCAAGAATATCCCCAAGGAAATGCTGCCCGTCTACAACAAACCTGCCGTGCAGTATGTTGTGGAAGAGGCTATGCGTTCCGGTCTGAACGACGTGGTTTTTGTCACCAACCGTGACAAGAAGATCATTGAGGATCACTTCGATCACAACCTGCAGTTGGAAGGCATTCTGGAGCGCGCCGGCAAGAAGGGCATGCTGGATGTCATCCGTGAAGTGGCGAACATGGTGAACATCATCTCCATTCGTCAGAAGCAGCAGCTCGGTTTGGGGCACGCGGTATTGTGCGCCAAGCATGTGGTGAGCGAAGAAGCTTTCGGCGTCATGGTGGGTGATGACCTGATGTTCGGTATGGAGCCCGGTCTTAAGCAGCTCATGGATGTGGCTGCGGCGGAAAGGCTGCCTGTTGTGGGCGTCATGGAAGTGGAGCCCGACAAGGTAAGCCGTTACGGTATTGTCGCAGGCGAGGAAGTCGCCCCCGGAACCTATCGTGTGACGGATCTTGTGGAAAAGCCTGCTGCCAACAAGGCGCCTTCCCGTCTGGCAATTGTCGGCCGCTACGTACTTACGCAGGATATCTTCCCCGCGCTTGAGAAAACCTTGCCCGGCGCAGGTGGCGAGATTCAACTCACGGATGCTCTGGGCACCCTTGCCAAGGGCAGGGGGCTTCTCGCTGTCAAGATGCGCGGTATGCGCTTTGACGTGGGCGACTGGGCTGAGTATCTTACTGCCAACATCTACTTTGCCCTGCAAGATGAGGAAATACGGGATGATCTGGTAAAACAGCTTAAACCGCTTCTGCCTTGGAAATGTTGA
- a CDS encoding YheT family hydrolase has product MPLLPTPSYTTSLLLSNGHVQTLYPPLFRKVAILDAERVRIATHDDDFLDLDFLPATAEAACPNADGVRARPLVIISHGLEGHSRRKYVRGMAACMNAAGWDVCAWNFRGCSGETNRALRMYHSGVTDDLHTVISYCAERGYARIALAGFSMGGNQILKYLGEHPAAVHPAIVAAATFSVPCDLVGAAKVLDRPSNSIYMRYFMRSLKEKMRKKKELHPELNIEGLDDMKTFAEFDNQFTAPIHGFRDAMDYWQRCGCGQFLSALRVPALLVNAKNDPFLSPTCYPVYTARASEFLHLEMPVTGGHVGFIRNHEDGCYWSDLRAVEFLRQHL; this is encoded by the coding sequence ATGCCCCTGCTACCTACCCCATCCTACACTACGTCGTTATTGCTTTCCAACGGGCATGTGCAGACTCTGTATCCGCCGCTGTTCCGCAAGGTTGCGATTCTGGATGCCGAGCGTGTCCGTATTGCCACGCATGATGACGATTTTCTCGATCTGGATTTCCTTCCGGCTACGGCGGAAGCGGCCTGCCCGAATGCCGACGGCGTCAGGGCGAGGCCGTTGGTTATCATTTCCCACGGCCTTGAAGGTCATTCCCGCCGCAAGTACGTGCGGGGCATGGCTGCCTGCATGAACGCCGCAGGCTGGGATGTGTGTGCATGGAACTTCAGGGGGTGCAGCGGGGAGACCAACCGTGCCTTGCGCATGTACCACAGTGGCGTTACGGACGATCTGCATACGGTCATATCATATTGTGCAGAGCGCGGGTATGCGCGCATTGCGCTGGCGGGTTTCAGCATGGGTGGCAACCAGATACTGAAGTATCTGGGGGAGCATCCTGCCGCGGTGCATCCCGCCATAGTGGCTGCTGCGACGTTTTCCGTCCCCTGCGATCTGGTGGGGGCGGCCAAGGTGCTGGATCGTCCATCCAATTCGATCTACATGCGCTACTTCATGCGTTCCCTGAAAGAGAAAATGCGCAAGAAAAAGGAGCTGCATCCGGAGCTGAACATTGAGGGGCTGGATGATATGAAAACCTTTGCGGAATTCGACAACCAGTTCACTGCCCCCATTCACGGGTTCCGCGATGCCATGGACTATTGGCAGCGATGCGGCTGCGGTCAGTTTCTTTCTGCCCTGCGGGTTCCGGCTCTTCTGGTGAATGCGAAGAACGATCCTTTTCTCAGCCCAACGTGCTATCCTGTCTATACGGCACGAGCCAGTGAATTCCTGCATCTGGAGATGCCGGTTACTGGCGGCCATGTTGGCTTCATCCGTAATCATGAGGACGGTTGCTACTGGTCCGACCTGCGGGCGGTGGAGTTTCTGCGGCAGCACCTGTAG
- a CDS encoding OmpP1/FadL family transporter, with the protein MKRRLISVAAVLLFVLAGISSASASGFALYEYSARGNALGGAVIGRADDPSTIVTNPAGITQLEGTQIAAGASFIMPNMDVSVNGNEVHGQNNIWVPPHFYVTHKYNDKWSFGVGLYSRFGLGTEFDADWAGRYNVTEAVIQTYSINPNVAYKVNDKLSLAVGVEYINVKMDIQKKMNLSPAPLPDDLSQTKAEGSGYALTLGLLYQINDQWKFGVGYHSQAEINAEGDLSFATNYGAPFNLVDTDVEGSVVLPDMLNIGLTYYPTKDLSIEVGGVLTRWSTYNELRFEFDDPVGPTSSYTSVTPKDWKDVWRYNIGVEYKALDWLTLRCGYTYDESPLNENRLDYLIPGNDRQLYSAGVGFNWQDWTLDLSYTYLWMKGRDYGNTVGVTGVQPDSHSKNARTDIYGITVGYKF; encoded by the coding sequence ATGAAGCGACGTCTAATTTCCGTTGCCGCTGTCTTGCTGTTTGTCTTGGCGGGAATTTCTTCCGCATCCGCATCCGGTTTTGCTCTGTATGAATACAGTGCCCGAGGCAATGCCCTCGGTGGTGCTGTTATCGGTCGCGCTGACGATCCGTCCACCATCGTAACCAACCCTGCCGGTATTACCCAGCTTGAAGGAACGCAGATAGCTGCCGGTGCTTCCTTCATCATGCCCAACATGGACGTTTCCGTTAATGGAAACGAGGTGCATGGCCAGAACAATATCTGGGTACCTCCGCATTTCTACGTCACGCACAAGTATAATGACAAATGGTCCTTCGGCGTTGGTCTGTACAGCCGTTTCGGTCTTGGCACTGAATTCGATGCTGACTGGGCAGGCCGTTATAACGTGACCGAAGCTGTCATTCAGACCTATTCCATCAATCCGAACGTTGCCTACAAGGTAAACGACAAGCTTTCTCTGGCCGTTGGTGTTGAGTATATCAACGTCAAAATGGATATTCAGAAGAAAATGAACCTTTCTCCGGCTCCTCTGCCGGATGACCTCAGCCAGACCAAGGCTGAAGGCAGCGGTTATGCGCTGACTCTCGGCTTGCTGTACCAGATCAATGACCAGTGGAAGTTCGGTGTGGGCTATCATAGCCAAGCTGAAATCAATGCAGAAGGTGACCTGTCCTTTGCCACCAACTATGGCGCTCCCTTCAATCTTGTAGACACCGATGTGGAAGGCTCTGTGGTTCTGCCCGATATGCTGAACATTGGCCTGACCTACTATCCCACCAAGGATCTGAGCATCGAAGTCGGCGGTGTGCTGACCCGTTGGTCCACATACAACGAACTGCGTTTTGAATTCGATGATCCTGTCGGCCCCACCTCTTCTTACACCAGCGTTACCCCCAAGGATTGGAAGGACGTGTGGCGTTACAACATCGGTGTGGAATACAAGGCTCTGGATTGGCTGACCCTGCGTTGCGGTTACACCTACGACGAGTCTCCGCTTAACGAAAACCGTCTTGACTACCTCATTCCCGGCAATGACCGTCAGCTTTACAGCGCTGGTGTGGGCTTCAACTGGCAGGATTGGACCCTTGACCTGTCTTATACCTACCTGTGGATGAAGGGCCGTGATTATGGCAACACTGTCGGTGTTACCGGTGTTCAGCCCGACTCCCATTCCAAGAATGCCCGTACCGATATCTACGGTATCACCGTCGGGTACAAGTTCTAG
- a CDS encoding tRNA (cytidine(34)-2'-O)-methyltransferase, which yields MQIVLFEPEIPPNTGNVARLCAATKTPLHLIEPLGFSLDDRYLKRAGLDYWPHVQVKVWPDWEAYLAGGGVGKRHVLTSARKGAAVHKFAFTPDDALVFGPETRGLPESLMDRYSDHLRIPIWGEVRSLNLSTATGIVLYQAYASLGVLDGR from the coding sequence ATGCAGATAGTATTGTTCGAGCCGGAAATTCCGCCCAATACCGGCAACGTGGCCCGGTTGTGCGCAGCCACGAAGACGCCGTTGCATCTTATTGAACCGCTTGGGTTCAGCCTTGATGATCGCTATCTCAAGCGGGCAGGTCTGGACTATTGGCCGCATGTGCAGGTCAAGGTGTGGCCGGACTGGGAAGCGTATCTTGCGGGTGGCGGTGTCGGAAAGCGACATGTGCTGACAAGCGCCCGCAAGGGAGCGGCCGTGCACAAGTTCGCTTTTACTCCCGATGATGCTCTGGTCTTCGGGCCGGAAACGCGCGGGCTTCCGGAGTCGTTGATGGATCGGTATTCTGACCATCTGCGCATTCCCATCTGGGGCGAAGTGCGCAGTCTTAATCTTTCCACTGCTACGGGCATCGTGCTGTATCAGGCCTATGCCTCTCTGGGTGTGCTGGACGGGCGTTAG
- a CDS encoding response regulator, with product MSRTSKGTILAIDDETIVRQSMAAFLEDSGYKVIQVANGKDGLEEFARQAPDLALIDLRMPGMDGLDVLSALSARAPDIPLVVVSGTGVIRDAIESLRRGAWDYITKPIHDLSFLEYVVDKSLEQAKQRREKQDYQKHLEEEVVVRTTELEQARDEAESASKAKSQFLANMSHELRTPLNGIIGLTDLLLGGEASAEQTEYLQMIKQAGRELLAIVNNLLDMSSIEAGRLVLRESAFTIRDTLSDVLKVLDVQARWKNLRLESVVDEDVPEVISGDSGRLKQVISNLVVNAIKYTQRGGVTLNVHKVKSTRKELTLAFVVRDTGVGIPADKLEYVFEPFSLAESFMTKKYGGAGLGLSISREIARKMGGDIQVESVSGHGSTFTFTASFRKAGKDEETGAMEGMPTIRGIGRPLRILLAEDDIINRKLALYFFEKQGHEVVCVNNGVAVLEAMVKETFDLILMDIQMPDMDGVQATRAIRESKSPDVDKNIPIIAMTAHAMKGDRERFLEAGMDEYISKPVDFTLLVSIVEQVLAK from the coding sequence GTGTCACGAACCAGCAAAGGCACCATACTCGCAATTGATGATGAAACCATCGTGCGTCAGAGCATGGCTGCCTTTCTGGAAGACAGTGGATATAAAGTCATTCAAGTAGCCAATGGCAAGGACGGGCTGGAAGAGTTTGCCCGTCAGGCTCCTGACCTTGCCCTCATTGATCTGCGCATGCCCGGCATGGACGGGCTTGATGTTCTTAGCGCACTTTCCGCGCGCGCTCCTGATATTCCCCTCGTTGTTGTTTCAGGCACCGGTGTCATTCGTGACGCCATCGAGTCTTTGCGTCGTGGTGCCTGGGATTACATTACCAAGCCCATTCATGATCTGAGTTTTCTCGAATATGTCGTAGACAAGTCGCTTGAGCAGGCAAAGCAGCGTCGTGAGAAACAGGACTACCAGAAACACCTTGAAGAAGAGGTGGTAGTCCGCACCACGGAATTGGAGCAGGCACGCGACGAAGCTGAATCAGCAAGCAAGGCAAAATCGCAGTTTCTGGCCAATATGAGCCATGAACTGCGAACGCCGCTGAACGGGATCATTGGCCTGACGGATCTGCTTCTGGGAGGAGAGGCCTCTGCCGAACAGACTGAGTACCTGCAGATGATCAAGCAGGCAGGCAGAGAGCTTCTGGCCATCGTCAACAACCTGCTGGATATGTCAAGTATCGAGGCGGGGCGTCTTGTGCTCAGGGAATCTGCCTTTACAATCCGCGATACGCTTTCAGATGTTCTGAAGGTTCTGGATGTTCAGGCCCGTTGGAAGAATTTGCGTCTGGAGTCCGTCGTGGATGAGGATGTGCCTGAGGTGATTTCCGGAGACTCCGGCCGTCTTAAACAGGTCATCAGCAACCTTGTGGTCAACGCCATTAAGTATACGCAACGAGGCGGAGTCACGCTCAACGTGCATAAGGTGAAGAGCACCCGAAAGGAGCTGACCCTTGCCTTTGTGGTTCGGGATACCGGAGTGGGCATTCCTGCAGATAAACTGGAATACGTGTTTGAGCCATTTTCTCTTGCCGAGAGCTTCATGACCAAGAAATACGGCGGAGCCGGGCTCGGGCTTTCCATTTCAAGAGAAATAGCCCGTAAGATGGGGGGCGATATTCAGGTGGAGAGCGTCTCCGGTCATGGAAGCACATTCACGTTTACCGCAAGTTTCCGCAAGGCTGGAAAGGACGAGGAAACCGGGGCAATGGAAGGCATGCCTACTATCAGGGGAATCGGACGTCCGTTACGGATACTGCTTGCGGAAGATGACATCATCAACCGTAAGCTTGCACTGTACTTTTTTGAGAAGCAGGGACATGAGGTTGTCTGCGTCAATAATGGCGTTGCTGTTCTGGAAGCCATGGTAAAAGAGACCTTTGACCTCATTCTCATGGATATTCAAATGCCTGATATGGACGGTGTTCAGGCTACACGTGCCATCAGGGAATCCAAGAGTCCCGATGTGGATAAAAACATACCCATCATTGCCATGACGGCGCACGCCATGAAGGGAGACCGTGAACGGTTTCTCGAAGCCGGCATGGACGAATACATATCGAAGCCTGTTGATTTTACCCTCCTGGTATCAATAGTTGAGCAAGTGCTTGCGAAATAA
- the cbiB gene encoding adenosylcobinamide-phosphate synthase CbiB — protein sequence MSDAMVIWLPLMALGLDVVLGDPCALPHPVQAVGWALNRLERIARPCHVSKLSGALCLAVLLIAVGLTVWSLTAIPVLGVFLALYFAWSGLALGSLLHECRSAATLVAEQDLEAGRAAVSMLVSRDLSQAEQSDLYRALGETLSENFNDGFVAPFFWLVLGGPLGLWLYKAVSTTDSMWGYKTEQWRELGWAGARLDDVLAYVPARLSAFLLALSAPLAGVGAGMSVFRLWRHVASDAAQMESPNAGWPMAMAAWLHRRSMGGTTWYFGQAKDKPLLGPRRLGDETVAYGRQWDAAGIDALLRHVRIAAVLGGVLLWLVTLL from the coding sequence ATGAGCGATGCCATGGTCATATGGCTGCCATTGATGGCATTGGGCCTTGATGTGGTGCTGGGCGACCCCTGTGCCCTGCCGCATCCTGTTCAGGCCGTCGGGTGGGCACTGAATCGTTTGGAACGTATCGCAAGGCCCTGCCATGTCTCCAAGCTGAGTGGAGCGCTGTGTCTGGCCGTTCTATTGATTGCGGTCGGTCTGACGGTCTGGAGTCTGACTGCAATTCCTGTATTGGGTGTTTTTCTTGCGTTGTATTTCGCGTGGTCCGGCCTTGCGCTGGGGAGTTTGCTCCATGAGTGCCGTTCTGCCGCAACGCTGGTCGCAGAGCAGGACCTTGAGGCCGGACGTGCTGCCGTGAGCATGCTGGTCAGCCGTGATCTTTCGCAGGCGGAGCAGAGCGATCTGTATCGCGCGTTGGGGGAAACCCTTTCCGAGAATTTCAACGACGGTTTTGTAGCGCCGTTCTTCTGGCTGGTGCTGGGAGGCCCGCTTGGGCTGTGGCTGTACAAGGCTGTGTCCACTACCGATTCCATGTGGGGATACAAGACGGAGCAGTGGCGCGAGCTCGGCTGGGCCGGAGCTCGGCTTGATGATGTGCTTGCCTATGTTCCGGCGCGGTTGTCCGCCTTTCTTCTGGCCTTGAGTGCTCCCCTTGCTGGAGTGGGGGCAGGCATGTCCGTCTTCAGGCTCTGGCGGCATGTTGCCAGCGACGCAGCGCAGATGGAGAGCCCCAATGCCGGATGGCCCATGGCCATGGCCGCATGGCTGCACAGGCGCTCCATGGGCGGTACGACATGGTATTTCGGACAGGCCAAGGATAAGCCGCTACTCGGCCCCCGGCGCTTGGGGGACGAAACTGTAGCCTATGGCAGACAATGGGATGCAGCCGGTATTGATGCACTGCTGCGGCATGTCCGCATTGCGGCTGTTCTCGGCGGCGTACTTCTTTGGCTGGTTACGCTGTTGTAG
- a CDS encoding NAD(P)/FAD-dependent oxidoreductase: MNIFDAVILGAGASGMWCAHTAAARGLSVCLVDHAKRPGKKIRIAGGGKCNFTNLEVTHADYVSRNPHFVKSALARFSPWHMVEFLSKHDIAWEEREHSQLFCQRSSDELATAIEDTCSMHGVEWRLRHAISGITHTDGLFTVATDNGPIKGRNLVVALGGPAWPQAGATDFGHRIAKQFGHAIVAPYPALAPFAMPKGWALEGLSGIAVPATIECGEKRFTENLLFTHTGISGPVVLHASCRWKKDMPIVIDFLPSSQIEQELKEAGGKPLVRTVLGRLLPDRLVAGLLPAALADKQVAQLSRQDLDHLTQRVHSFTVTPARTEGMKRAEVTGGGVDTDGISSKTMESKRLKGLYFTGEVLDVTGQLGGFNLHWAWASGQAAGIALAESAESIKA; the protein is encoded by the coding sequence ATGAATATTTTCGACGCAGTCATTCTCGGCGCAGGTGCCTCAGGCATGTGGTGCGCCCACACCGCCGCCGCACGCGGTCTTTCCGTGTGCCTCGTTGACCACGCCAAGCGCCCCGGCAAGAAGATCCGCATCGCCGGAGGCGGCAAGTGCAATTTCACCAATCTGGAAGTGACTCACGCCGATTACGTGAGCCGCAACCCACACTTCGTCAAATCCGCACTGGCCCGCTTTTCTCCTTGGCATATGGTGGAGTTTCTCTCCAAACACGACATTGCATGGGAAGAACGCGAGCACAGCCAGCTCTTCTGTCAGCGCAGTTCCGATGAACTGGCAACAGCCATTGAGGATACCTGCTCCATGCACGGCGTGGAGTGGCGGCTGCGTCACGCCATTTCCGGCATTACGCACACTGACGGGCTGTTCACCGTGGCAACCGATAATGGCCCTATCAAGGGCAGAAATCTCGTGGTGGCTCTCGGTGGCCCCGCATGGCCGCAGGCCGGCGCAACCGATTTTGGACACAGGATTGCTAAACAGTTCGGGCATGCCATCGTCGCGCCCTACCCTGCCCTTGCGCCCTTTGCCATGCCCAAAGGCTGGGCTCTGGAGGGGCTTTCCGGCATCGCCGTTCCGGCAACCATCGAGTGTGGGGAAAAACGCTTCACAGAGAACCTGCTCTTCACCCACACCGGCATCAGCGGGCCCGTTGTCCTGCACGCCTCCTGCCGGTGGAAGAAAGACATGCCCATCGTCATCGATTTCCTTCCTTCATCGCAGATAGAACAGGAACTGAAGGAAGCAGGCGGCAAGCCGCTGGTACGCACAGTTCTGGGCAGGCTGCTGCCCGACAGACTGGTCGCCGGACTCCTCCCTGCTGCTCTTGCTGACAAACAGGTAGCCCAGCTTTCACGGCAGGACCTGGACCACCTGACTCAGCGGGTCCACAGTTTCACTGTGACGCCCGCGCGCACAGAAGGCATGAAACGGGCAGAGGTAACCGGCGGAGGCGTGGATACCGACGGGATTTCCTCCAAGACCATGGAAAGCAAGCGGCTTAAGGGCCTCTATTTCACGGGAGAGGTTCTGGATGTGACAGGCCAGCTCGGCGGCTTCAACCTGCATTGGGCATGGGCATCAGGGCAGGCCGCAGGCATTGCGCTTGCGGAATCGGCGGAATCGATAAAAGCGTGA
- a CDS encoding response regulator, with protein sequence MTNDSIEILVVDDEEMVRENLEAYLEDEGFVVHTAGSGEEGLEVLAGVNPQVGIIDMRLPGMSGNDFIIKAHEVKPELKYLIHTGSTNYKLPFELMQIGVTRDEIFIKPLQNMDDLVEGIYRILGMER encoded by the coding sequence ATGACCAACGATTCGATAGAAATCCTCGTTGTGGACGATGAGGAAATGGTTCGTGAGAACCTTGAAGCCTATCTGGAAGATGAAGGTTTTGTCGTCCATACCGCCGGAAGCGGGGAAGAAGGTCTTGAGGTTCTTGCGGGGGTGAATCCGCAAGTGGGCATTATTGATATGCGCCTCCCCGGAATGAGCGGGAATGATTTCATTATCAAGGCTCATGAGGTGAAACCCGAACTCAAGTACCTTATTCACACCGGATCAACCAACTACAAGCTACCGTTTGAGCTCATGCAAATAGGCGTGACCAGAGACGAGATTTTCATCAAGCCCCTGCAAAATATGGATGACTTGGTGGAAGGCATCTATCGCATTCTCGGAATGGAAAGGTGA